A genomic window from Henningerozyma blattae CBS 6284 chromosome 3, complete genome includes:
- the TAF13 gene encoding Taf13p (similar to Saccharomyces cerevisiae TAF13 (YML098W); ancestral locus Anc_8.878), with amino-acid sequence MSRRLKKTNLFAKDVSSLLYAYGDVPHPLSETVQCLDELVSAYLVDICTIAHGVAQNSSRNKLKLEDFKFSLRKDPVKLSRAEELIATNKLIIEAKKQFNENDQQSLKRFRTEEDDERIEEEEEEEEDNDDHESSATKTDRPLAKKQKSTTQKNSK; translated from the coding sequence ATGTCTAGAAGACTGAAAAAAACTAATCTATTTGCAAAAGACGTAAGCTCATTATTATATGCCTATGGTGATGTACCACACCCATTATCAGAAACAGTTCAATGTTTAGATGAACTTGTATCAGCATACTTAGTTGATATTTGCACTATAGCTCATGGGGTTGCCCAAAATTCATCAAGAAATAAGCTCAAATTGgaagattttaaattttcattgcGGAAAGATCCAGTCAAATTAAGTAGAGCTGAAGAACTTATTGCCACTAATAAGCTTATCATTGAAGCCAAGAAACagtttaatgaaaatgatcaGCAATCTTTAAAAAGGTTTAGaactgaagaagatgacGAACGAATAGAggaagaagaggaagagGAAGAGGACAATGATGACCATGAAAGCTCAGCTACAAAAACTGACCGTCCACTAgcaaagaaacaaaaatcTACGACCCAGAAGAATTCTAAATAG